The genomic region GACCGTCGCGTCGGCGAGGGTCGAGCTCGCGGTGTCGGAGTGCCCGTGCGACTCGCTGCCGAGCACGAGCACCGCGGGGCGCTGAAGCTTCGCCTCGAACACCGGCGTCCCGCCCATGTCGGCGAGGTACACATGGGCCCCGGCCTGGGCGCAGGCGGCGAGCTCGGTCGCGAGGTTCGCGTAGCGCACCTCCACGCGAAAGAGCGAGCCCATGGTGGACTGAACACACTTGGGGTTCAGCACCTCCATCGAGTCGTGACTGCAGATGACGCGCTTCACGCCGAACCAGTCGGCGATGCGGAGGAGGCCACCCATGTTGCGCGGGTCGCGGACGCCGTCGAGCGCGAGCATGAGCTCGTTCGGCTCCGGGGCGCGGAACGGCGGCGCCTCGGGCGAGTGCGTGATCGCGATGAGCTCGTTGCCCTTCTCGAAGGTGCCGATCTTGTCGAGCTCGTGGGAGGCGAGGATCTGCACCGGGATCTTGCGCTCGGCCGCGAGCGGGCGCACCCACGCGGCGGTCTCCTCGGTGGCGAGCAGCGTCTCGACGCGGAACGAGGAGCCGAGCACCTCGGCGACGACCTTGCGACCCTGCACGAGGAAGCGACGCGACTCGCCGCGGAACTTCTTCTGCTGGAGCGCGCGGAGGCGCTTCAGCTCGGCCTGGCTTATCACGGGAGCTCCGTCGCCGGCGGCGCGTCGGCGGAGGCAGGCTTCGCGCGCACGAACTTCTCGAACACCACGAGCTCGACGCGGCTGTGCTCGCTCACCTTCGTGAGCACGCTCTTCACACGCAGCCACTCGAGGCCACCGAGGCCGGTGCCGACGCGTGGCAGGCCGATGCGGAGGACCCCGGCGTTTGTCGCGAGCTCCACGACGCGGGTCATCGCCCGGCTGAGCGCGGCGAGCTTCGCCTTGGCCTTCCAGTGCTCTTGGAGGGCGAGCGTGTACACCGTCGTCTCGCCGTCGACGAACGCGAACACGTCGCCGAGGTGAAACCGCCCGTCGGCGCAGCGCGCGGCGTACTCGGTCTCCAGGCGCGGCCACCGTTTCTTGAAGGCCACGGCGATGCCGGCGTCCATGTGCCCCGACGACGTGGCGCCGAAGGCGTACGCGTTCAGGTCTTTTTCCGCGAAGAGGTCGCCCTGCGTGAAGATCGTCGGCACGCGCGGACTCTAGCAGGAAGCGTGCGGCAGGGGCGCCCGCGCGGTCGAGCCATCGTGGCCTCGCCGGCGGTGGCTCCTACGAGGCGCGTCGTCCGCCGCCCCGTGGTAGAGATCGGCGCGTGCACACCCCGATCCCCCCACGGCAGCCGCGCTGGGACTCGACCC from Myxococcales bacterium harbors:
- a CDS encoding macro domain-containing protein, producing the protein MPTIFTQGDLFAEKDLNAYAFGATSSGHMDAGIAVAFKKRWPRLETEYAARCADGRFHLGDVFAFVDGETTVYTLALQEHWKAKAKLAALSRAMTRVVELATNAGVLRIGLPRVGTGLGGLEWLRVKSVLTKVSEHSRVELVVFEKFVRAKPASADAPPATELP
- a CDS encoding RNA methyltransferase, whose protein sequence is MISQAELKRLRALQQKKFRGESRRFLVQGRKVVAEVLGSSFRVETLLATEETAAWVRPLAAERKIPVQILASHELDKIGTFEKGNELIAITHSPEAPPFRAPEPNELMLALDGVRDPRNMGGLLRIADWFGVKRVICSHDSMEVLNPKCVQSTMGSLFRVEVRYANLATELAACAQAGAHVYLADMGGTPVFEAKLQRPAVLVLGSESHGHSDTASSTLADATVISIPRIGEAESLNVAMAAAALCTEFARQSQAG